Genomic DNA from Halobaculum sp. CBA1158:
CTATCGGAAAAAACCCACTGATAAATATCATACTACCTTTGATTCTAGATACAACCGAATCTATCATTCTGGAGACGGCCTTATTTATTTAAACCCATAATAACATAGGTTAAACAACTCTTTCTGCTATAGTAGTCGATCAAACTTTCAACTAGAAGAATAGCTGAGTCATCATTTCAAAGCCGCGCTGAAGCGGCTCAGTCTCCAATTCGAGTGACTTTTCATGAAATTCAGCAGGCCATTGAACATATTGAGAGCAACGATGAATAGCTTGTCACTGTAGTTTCGTTAGGCGAGAGTGCCGCGATTGCGTTATTGTCGTAGAAAGCGAAGGGACAGATTGGTTTGACATCCGAAATCCATCTCTTCACCCGTGTTACGGTCGCTAAGTCTAAATCAGTTGCTGCAAATCCAGATGAACCCGCCACCCCCTTCGGGTCGGCGGGTTCGCCGAATGGGCGATGGTGACGCTTCATACGCTCCGCATCGAGCTGGCAAAATCCCACCGCGTCACACTTGATTTGCTGGGCGAAATGCCCGGTGTGTTAGAGGAAATTGGTCTTGCACGACTTCCTCATTATACGGTTCTCCGAAATTGGTTCGATCGAATTCCGACCGAGACATGGCGTGCGTTTCTCGGCGCGTCGGCCGAGAAACGCACTGGCCACGGTTCGATCGATGCAACTGGCTTAGATCGTGACCAGCCAAGGCGACACTACGCTAACCGTACAGACTACCGCGTTTGAGCGCTGAAAGTCATCGTTCTAGTGGATGTCGAAACGCTGTATATCACCGACATCCACTTGACTACCTCGAAAAACAGGACCCCAAGATCGACCCGCAGATCGCCCGTCGGAACGTGGACGACCTGCGAAGCCTCGCTGCTGACAAGACATACGATGCGAAAGCATTCCGCGACGAACTCCATCAAAACGGTATCCGCCCGCTGATCAAACATCGTTTGTTCAACTCGCTCGATCACGCCCACAACGTCCGCATGGATAGTGATCGGTAACACCAACGATCCATGTCTAAAACGTCTTCTCAAGCATCAAGGGTACGCACGGCACCGCCGAGCGTGCGCGAAGTTGGTGGCTCGAATTCCGTGAAATCATCCTCAAAGCTACCGTCCACAATTTGATCGACTTGGATAGTCTTATGTCAAGTGAAAGGGACAGATGACCATGGAACGCTTCATCAGCCGGTTGGCGAACGTTGCACTCTCGCTTAACCGTCGACGAAAGCGTGGTGACGCTTTCCCGTTTGACTTTCTTGCGCTTGGCGTTATCTATCGTCTCCTCGCTATTCTCCCGTTCCCGATTCGGATCACCGTCAACGGGGCCACCATCTCCTACCGCTTTCCAACAGCGAACGCCGCTGCTGCCGGAATTCATATTCTCGCTACCGAACGCCCCCTACTTCGGGACGTAATGATTGCTGTGGAGTCAAGCGACGTGTTTTATGACATAGGTGCAAACGTCGGTATATTCGCGGCAGCGGTTCAGGGCAAAACGTACGCATTTGAACCCATCCCGGCAAACATCATGGCGTTGTTGCAAAATCTGTACTCCTCAGATAGTCGCCTTATCGGTGTTGCACTTTCCAATCAACCAGGCCTGATGTGGGTGAACGAAACAGACGTACGAGAAGGGTCACCGACTGCAGCACTACGGAAAGAAGATGGGGGTATTGGGTTGGCACGAATGGAATTAGATGGTATTGATCTTCCGCCCCCCTCGGTGGTCAAGATCGACGTTGAAGGAGCAGAACTGGCCGTCCTCCGCGGCGCTACAGAAACATTCTCCAAGGAATCGTGCCGGCGGCTCTACGTGGAGGTTCACGAAGGGGAGGGTGTAGCCTATGACAAGGTTGAATCGATCCTCTCAGACTGTGGATTCTCCAGCTTTGAGGTGATAGATAAACGCGGAGACGAACGGTTTGTTCGTGCAATGAAGTGAGGTAACCATAACGGAATCAGACCGCGTCCGATCCCACGAACACGAAGCTGAAGCAGAGTGTGACTGCGGCGAAACCGTCACAGTCTATCAGTCCGACCCTGGCGACCACATCTGGATCGACAGTCCGAACTGCGGTAAGTTAGTCGAGATCGACTGACAACATCTGATAGTTGCTTCCCGCTTCCAGTGCAGCGTTGCTACTAGTGTACTTTTCTGCGAGGTCGTCGAGATTCGCGTTGGACACGGGTCTCTTCGACAATTTCGTCTTCATCGTCAAGGATAGCAACTTACACTTTCCGTTTGTGAACGTCAATACCCATGTAGTGATCAGAGGGTCCAGTCATGGTGTCCTCTGGAGTCCTAAATACGTGAAGCGGAACGAAATTGCTCCGGACTTGCAGCCACGGCCAACCCTGGTCGGCCGGGCTGCGCCCCCACTTCTTCTGTTCCTTCGTATCCAAAGTCTATCACGCTCCCGTACTCGGAGGTACATGTCATAGATCGACCTTCGGAACTCCATAACGTACTTCACGCTCCAGGTATCTCAGCAGGATTCTCATGGGGTCACGCTCTCTATACAAACAAAGTGGAATCACCGGTGGTAGGAACGTACTCCAGATTTATGTCATCTGATGGGGACAAGGATAAATCCAACACGCAGGGAGGCTGACGTTGGATATAAAGATAGAAATCTATTGGGCGAGTATTAGACCATAATGTCTCAAAGAGTATGTATATCGACACTAGATGTGAGAAACACAGCAGGTACTTCTACAGTTACAGAATTTGCGTATGAAATGTTGACCCATAGCGGATACGACCCGTATATTATTTTCAATGCTATCCCCTGGGATGAATGTGTTACGATGTTAAATTTTTACAAACGGAAACCCTGGCCGACATCAGAAACGGGAGTTTTTTGCGGGATGGAAGGGGTGAAAGTTGAACGATTTCTACCGGAATTTGCTATTTTCAACTACATCTTGAACTTTCGGAACTGGTTACGAGGTCTTGAGCAGGCTTCAAAACATCTCGTGGTTGGGGGGACGTGTATCCAAGGACTCCCACTTGCTATCAAAAATATCCCTTTTGCGTGTTGGATTGGTACCACGTTTAGAGACCAGCACAAATTACAGATTGATGAATTCTCGTTCCACCGCAAGTACAGAAATAAATTAGCATTTCCAATCCAACAACGGTACGAACATTTTGTACTCGAGTCCGCAGATGTGATTCTGGTACAAAGTAACCACACGAAGCAACAGGTGACCAAAACCATCGGGGTCCCCGAGTCTAGAGTGGAAGTCCTGCCATTCCCGATCGACACTGACGAATACGTTCCAGGAGGCCCTAATAATAAAAATGAAATACTGTTTGTGGGACGGATCAATGCACAGCGAAAAAATACCGCTCTTCTTCTCAAGGCTTTTGCACATGTTCTGGAAGAAGTCCCCGAAGCTGAACTCACATTAGTCGGGGATGAACCCAATCAAGAGTTATTGGCACTTATAAATGACTTAGAAATTAAATCATCAATAAATGTTGAGGGACGGGTTCCCGATGTTGTACCCTACTATCAACGAGCAGCTGTGTTTGCGCTCCCCTCAAATCAGGAAGGTCTAGGCATTGTGGGCCTAGAGGCACAGAGTTGTGGTACACCGGTCGTTTCAACGAGGTGTGGTGGCCCATCCGATTATATTATTGATGGCGAAAACGGGTTTATGGTGCCAATCGGGGATGAAGACGCATTTGCAGAAGCGCTTAAACGGCTGTTAACTAATAGACAGATACGAAATACGTTTGGAGAAAGATCTCGAGATATGGTGGTTAAAAACTATGCAATGACTGAAATTAAGTCCAAACTTCATAGCTATATTGCCCAGTTGTAATCGTCTACCCCTGCTTATACCAAAATAGTCGCCAAGTATTCCACATTATTCAATACTATTTATATTTAAAGTCGTACTAGGTGAAATATTTGGCGGTTCGGTGTCATCGAGCGCAGTAAGTGCAGCCTCACGAAGTTCATCTAATGTGTCGAAGAGGCGATTGCCAAGAACCTGACTGAGGCGTCATCAACACTCTTTCGCGGGGTTCAGCTCCGGTGAACCCCGCGGAAGGTATACTCACGGACAGAGGTATTGATAAATTCCCGGTAGACTGATTGTTTCGAGTGCGTCCCAATGGCTGATCTGATCTCATCAAGCGTCCCGAAGTAGCGGTTTCCAAGTGATTTCTTGAGCTGTTGCCAGTACTCTTCGATTGGGTTCAACTCGAGCGATCCGGTCTGGAAATACACCAGCTCGATGGGTTCGTCGGCTGCGAAGTTCTTCACCGCCGTGGCGGTGAAGTACGTCGCTTGATCCAATAGCACGACCAACTTCTCACCGAACTTCGCTTGGAGTTGCTCCAGAAAGCGGATCGTCACCATACCGGTGAACCATCCTCCACACTCCAGCACGGTCGTCTCGCCATTGTCGGTGACAGCACCCAGCAGATTCACGCCATCCCCATAGGCCGACACGCCAACTGTCGGCCTCTGACCGACGGGAAACCACGCCCTGTAGAGGTCTGAACCAACCGCCTTCCGGGTTTGATCAATGGTGACATCGGTTGCATCCTCGTCACGTCGGGCTACTTTTTTCGAACCGTCTCTTCGAATTCTTCATGTTCCTCTTCATCGGCGGAGGCTGGTTCTGGCCGGGGTCTCTTCGGCGAGGCCCCGGCCTCGTGCATGAGCCGACGGACTTGACGCTGGGAGTACGAGACATCGAATGCTTCGATGAGGTACTGTTGTGCGAGAGCGGAACTCCATGCTGGGGCGTCATAGCTGACTTCTACGGGAGGATCGTGAAGGACAGCGACGAATAGGTCGAACTGATCGTCTATGAGTTCAGGCGAACTTCCAGGGTGAGGATCATCGTAGAGCGCGGCCTCCAAGCCGCGCTCTCCGAACCGATCCAGCTAGTTGTAGACCATCTGGTGATGCCATCCGTACTTGTCTTCGATCTCGACTAGTGAGAGCTCTTCAAGGGACTTGCGTGAGGCGGTAAGACGTTTGTTCGCCTTTGATCAGTCTCGTCCGCGAGTTGCTCGCGGACTCGACGTTTCGTGAGATTGGGGATCTTGCTCCCTTCCTCGGTCATGTCCTCGCTTGAGCCGAATATTATCAAAATCCCTGTCCGTTATATAGCACACTTCGATCGGTGTGTCTTCGACGAATTCCTGTACTGCGTTGGCCGTGAAATACGAGACGTTGTCCAAGACGACACAGATTTTCTCGCCGAATTCAGTCTGGAGAGCGTCTAACAAGCGAATCGTCGCGTCACTATTGAAGTTCTCGGCACAGAGCAGAAAGAACGTCTCGCCGCTGTCGCTGATTGCACCGAGCAGCTTGATGCTATCTCACGCGCCCGACACC
This window encodes:
- a CDS encoding FkbM family methyltransferase — encoded protein: MERFISRLANVALSLNRRRKRGDAFPFDFLALGVIYRLLAILPFPIRITVNGATISYRFPTANAAAAGIHILATERPLLRDVMIAVESSDVFYDIGANVGIFAAAVQGKTYAFEPIPANIMALLQNLYSSDSRLIGVALSNQPGLMWVNETDVREGSPTAALRKEDGGIGLARMELDGIDLPPPSVVKIDVEGAELAVLRGATETFSKESCRRLYVEVHEGEGVAYDKVESILSDCGFSSFEVIDKRGDERFVRAMK
- a CDS encoding glycosyltransferase family 4 protein, whose product is MRNTAGTSTVTEFAYEMLTHSGYDPYIIFNAIPWDECVTMLNFYKRKPWPTSETGVFCGMEGVKVERFLPEFAIFNYILNFRNWLRGLEQASKHLVVGGTCIQGLPLAIKNIPFACWIGTTFRDQHKLQIDEFSFHRKYRNKLAFPIQQRYEHFVLESADVILVQSNHTKQQVTKTIGVPESRVEVLPFPIDTDEYVPGGPNNKNEILFVGRINAQRKNTALLLKAFAHVLEEVPEAELTLVGDEPNQELLALINDLEIKSSINVEGRVPDVVPYYQRAAVFALPSNQEGLGIVGLEAQSCGTPVVSTRCGGPSDYIIDGENGFMVPIGDEDAFAEALKRLLTNRQIRNTFGERSRDMVVKNYAMTEIKSKLHSYIAQL